In the Pseudomonas orientalis genome, one interval contains:
- the plsY gene encoding glycerol-3-phosphate 1-O-acyltransferase PlsY gives MFWSLAILAYLLGSLSFAILLSRLTGNPDPRMSGSGNAGATNMLRLAGKKLAVLTLLGDLCKGLLPVLIASLAGLTVQQQAWVGICAVLGHLFPLYFRFRGGKGVATAAGMLLGIYPPAALLAVLAWLLTFYLTRTSSLAALIATPLTLPLLAWQEPAALLPMSVLTLLIVWRHRGNLRDLFAGRERHF, from the coding sequence ATGTTTTGGTCACTGGCGATTCTCGCCTACCTGCTCGGCTCGCTGTCCTTTGCCATTTTGCTCAGCCGCCTTACGGGAAATCCCGATCCGCGAATGAGTGGCTCAGGCAATGCCGGCGCCACCAATATGTTGCGCCTGGCAGGCAAGAAACTTGCCGTACTGACGCTGCTGGGCGACCTCTGCAAGGGCCTGCTGCCCGTACTGATCGCCAGCCTCGCAGGCCTTACCGTGCAGCAGCAGGCCTGGGTGGGCATCTGCGCCGTCCTCGGTCACCTGTTCCCCCTGTACTTCCGCTTTCGCGGCGGCAAAGGCGTCGCCACCGCGGCCGGCATGCTGCTGGGAATCTACCCTCCGGCAGCCTTGCTGGCAGTGCTCGCCTGGCTGCTGACGTTCTACCTGACCCGCACCAGCTCACTGGCGGCACTGATCGCCACACCGCTCACCCTGCCCTTGCTGGCCTGGCAGGAGCCGGCTGCGCTGCTGCCGATGAGCGTGCTGACACTGCTGATCGTCTGGCGCCACCGCGGCAATCTACGCGACCTGTTTGCCGGGCGCGAACGGCATTTTTAA
- the tsaD gene encoding tRNA (adenosine(37)-N6)-threonylcarbamoyltransferase complex transferase subunit TsaD produces MLVLGLETSCDETGVALYDSERGLLADALFSQIDLHRAYGGVVPELASRDHVKRMLPLIRQVLDEAGCVPTEIDAIAYTAGPGLVGALLVGASCAQALAFAWGIPALGVHHMEGHLLAPMLEKTPPAFPFVALLVSGGHTQLVQVDGIGQYTLLGESLDDAAGEAFDKTAKMMGLNYPGGPEIARLAEKGVAGRYTFPRPMCDRPGLMFSFSGLKTSALNTWQQSVSAGDEGEQARCDIALAFQQAVVETLTIKCKRALKQADMKRLVIAGGVSANKALRSSLEKMLGEMKGEVFYARPEFCTDNGAMIAYAGCQRLQAGQHESLAISVQARWPMEQLSPL; encoded by the coding sequence ATGCTAGTACTGGGACTTGAAACCTCCTGCGACGAAACCGGTGTCGCACTTTACGACAGTGAACGCGGGCTTTTGGCCGATGCGCTGTTCAGTCAGATCGACCTGCATCGTGCCTATGGCGGCGTGGTGCCGGAGCTTGCCAGCCGTGATCACGTCAAACGTATGCTGCCATTGATCCGCCAGGTGCTGGACGAAGCCGGCTGCGTGCCGACCGAGATCGACGCGATTGCCTACACCGCAGGCCCAGGATTGGTCGGAGCCCTGCTGGTTGGGGCTTCCTGTGCCCAGGCGCTGGCATTTGCCTGGGGCATTCCGGCGCTCGGTGTGCACCATATGGAAGGCCATTTACTGGCTCCGATGCTGGAAAAAACACCGCCGGCGTTCCCGTTCGTCGCTTTGTTGGTTTCGGGGGGGCATACGCAGCTGGTTCAGGTCGACGGCATCGGTCAATACACCTTGTTGGGCGAGTCGCTGGACGACGCCGCCGGCGAAGCCTTCGACAAGACGGCGAAGATGATGGGGCTCAATTATCCCGGCGGCCCGGAAATCGCCCGCCTGGCCGAAAAAGGCGTGGCCGGTCGTTACACATTCCCACGGCCGATGTGTGATCGTCCTGGGTTGATGTTCAGCTTCAGCGGCTTGAAAACCTCCGCATTGAATACCTGGCAGCAGAGCGTCAGCGCCGGGGACGAAGGCGAGCAAGCCCGTTGCGACATCGCACTGGCGTTCCAGCAGGCCGTGGTAGAGACTTTGACCATCAAGTGCAAGCGTGCCCTGAAGCAGGCCGACATGAAGCGGCTGGTGATTGCCGGCGGCGTCAGCGCCAACAAGGCCTTGCGCAGCTCGTTGGAGAAAATGCTCGGCGAGATGAAGGGCGAGGTGTTCTACGCGCGCCCCGAGTTCTGCACCGACAATGGCGCGATGATCGCCTACGCCGGCTGCCAACGCCTGCAGGCCGGGCAACATGAAAGCCTGGCGATCAGCGTGCAGGCGCGTTGGCCGATGGAGCAGCTGTCGCCGTTGTAG
- the rpsU gene encoding 30S ribosomal protein S21, translating into MPAVKVKENEPFDVALRRFKRSCEKAGVLAEVRSREFYEKPTSERKRKAAAAVKRHAKKVQREQRRAVRLY; encoded by the coding sequence ATGCCAGCCGTCAAAGTAAAAGAGAACGAACCCTTCGACGTAGCTCTGCGTCGTTTCAAGCGCTCCTGCGAAAAAGCCGGTGTTCTGGCTGAAGTTCGTAGCCGCGAATTTTATGAGAAGCCAACTTCTGAGCGTAAGCGTAAAGCAGCAGCCGCTGTTAAGCGTCACGCCAAGAAAGTTCAGCGCGAACAGCGCCGCGCCGTTCGTCTGTACTAA
- the dnaG gene encoding DNA primase: MAGLIPQSFIDDLLNRTDIVDVVSSRVQLKKAGKNYTACCPFHKEKTPSFSVSPDKQFYYCFGCGAGGNALGFLMDHDNLDFPQAVEDLAKAAGMEIPREESGRAHKPRQPTDSPLYPLLTAAADFYRQALKSHPQRKAAVDYLKGRGLTGEIARDFGLGFAPPGWDNLYKHLSSDTLQQKAMIDAGLLVENAETGKRYDRFRDRVMFPIRDSRGRIIAFGGRVLGDDKPKYLNSPETPVFHKGQELYGLFEARKNNRNLDEIIVVEGYMDVIALAQQGLRNAVATLGTATSEEHLKRLFRVVPSVLFCFDGDQAGRNAAWRALEATLSSLQDGRRARFLFLPEGEDPDTLVRSEGTDAFRARINQHAQPLADYFFQQLTEEADPRSLEGKAHMATLAAPLIDKVPGANLRTLMRQRLLEITGLSGEAVSQLVHSAPQDAPPAYDPGMDYDAMPDYSDFHQPQEAYAPQQEWTPKKPGAGGKKWDKKPWSKNGKRGDRDEAHAPRTPVAVEAPTLIALRTLIHHPQLAGKVESADHFANESNTYAQVLIALIEAVQKNPKLNSIQLMARWHGTEQGRLLKALAEKEWLIDGDNLEQQFLDTINRLSAGQHTQTLDELIKRARQPGLSAEEQIQIAKQMRDLLKQNVCTSNPTSAGV; the protein is encoded by the coding sequence ATGGCCGGGCTGATTCCCCAGAGCTTTATTGACGACCTTCTGAACCGCACCGACATCGTCGATGTCGTCAGCTCACGCGTGCAGCTGAAAAAAGCCGGCAAGAACTACACCGCCTGCTGCCCTTTCCATAAAGAAAAAACCCCTTCGTTCAGCGTAAGCCCGGACAAGCAGTTCTATTACTGCTTCGGTTGCGGTGCCGGTGGCAATGCCCTCGGCTTCCTGATGGACCACGACAACCTGGATTTCCCCCAGGCTGTCGAGGACCTGGCAAAAGCCGCCGGCATGGAAATCCCCCGCGAAGAAAGTGGCCGCGCGCACAAACCGCGACAGCCCACCGACTCGCCGCTGTATCCGCTGCTGACCGCCGCTGCCGACTTCTATCGGCAGGCACTTAAAAGCCATCCGCAGCGCAAAGCCGCCGTCGATTACCTCAAGGGGCGCGGCCTCACCGGTGAAATCGCACGAGACTTCGGCCTCGGTTTCGCCCCGCCCGGCTGGGACAATCTGTACAAGCACTTGAGCAGCGATACGCTCCAGCAAAAAGCCATGATTGACGCCGGCCTGCTGGTGGAAAACGCCGAGACCGGCAAGCGCTATGACCGCTTCCGTGACCGCGTGATGTTTCCGATCCGCGACAGCCGCGGCCGCATCATCGCGTTTGGTGGCCGAGTGCTGGGCGACGACAAGCCCAAGTACCTGAACTCTCCGGAAACGCCGGTTTTCCATAAAGGCCAGGAACTCTACGGGCTGTTTGAGGCGCGCAAGAACAACCGCAACCTCGACGAAATCATCGTGGTTGAAGGCTATATGGACGTCATCGCCCTGGCCCAGCAAGGCCTGCGCAATGCGGTGGCGACACTCGGCACCGCCACCAGCGAAGAGCACTTGAAGCGCCTGTTCCGCGTCGTGCCCAGCGTGCTGTTCTGTTTCGACGGTGACCAGGCCGGTCGCAACGCCGCCTGGCGCGCACTCGAGGCCACCTTGTCGAGCCTGCAGGATGGGCGCCGCGCACGCTTTCTGTTCCTGCCCGAAGGCGAAGACCCGGACACCCTGGTGCGCTCCGAAGGCACCGACGCGTTCCGCGCCCGCATCAATCAACATGCACAGCCGCTGGCGGACTATTTCTTCCAGCAACTGACCGAAGAAGCCGACCCGCGCTCGCTTGAAGGCAAGGCCCATATGGCCACCCTCGCAGCGCCGTTGATCGACAAGGTTCCGGGCGCCAACCTGCGCACCCTGATGCGCCAGCGCCTGCTGGAAATCACCGGATTGAGCGGCGAAGCCGTAAGCCAGCTGGTGCACAGCGCCCCACAGGATGCACCACCCGCCTACGATCCAGGCATGGATTATGATGCCATGCCGGACTATTCCGACTTCCACCAACCGCAGGAGGCGTATGCGCCCCAGCAGGAATGGACGCCGAAAAAGCCCGGTGCCGGCGGCAAGAAATGGGACAAGAAGCCCTGGAGCAAGAATGGTAAACGAGGCGACCGCGATGAGGCCCATGCCCCGCGCACCCCGGTTGCCGTGGAAGCGCCGACGCTGATTGCCTTGCGCACGCTTATCCACCACCCGCAATTGGCGGGCAAGGTAGAAAGCGCCGATCATTTCGCTAACGAGAGCAACACCTACGCGCAGGTGCTTATCGCCCTGATCGAGGCCGTGCAGAAAAATCCTAAGCTAAACTCAATCCAGCTCATGGCGCGCTGGCATGGTACGGAACAAGGCCGCCTGTTGAAGGCGCTTGCGGAAAAGGAATGGCTAATTGACGGCGATAACCTTGAACAACAGTTTTTAGACACCATTAATAGGTTATCCGCGGGTCAGCACACACAGACCCTCGATGAGCTCATCAAGAGAGCAAGACAGCCGGGATTGTCGGCTGAAGAGCAAATTCAGATAGCAAAACAGATGCGCGACCTTTTAAAACAGAACGTTTGCACATCAAACCCGACCTCAGCTGGCGTGTGA
- the rpoD gene encoding RNA polymerase sigma factor RpoD — protein MSGKAQQQSRIKELITLGREQKYLTYAEVNDHLPEDISDPEQVEDIIRMINDMGIPVHESAPDADALMLADADTDEAAAEEAAAALAAVETDIGRTTDPVRMYMREMGTVELLTREGEIEIAKRIEEGIREVMGAIAHFPGTVDHILSEYTRVTTEGGRLSDVLSGYIDPDDGIAPPAAEVPPPVDPKAPKADDETEDDDAEASSDEEDEVESGPDPIIAAQRFGAVSDQMEITRKALKKHGRGNKQAIAELLALAELFMPIKLVPKQFEGLVERVRSALERLRAQERAIMQLCVRDARMPRTDFLRQFPGNEVDETWSDALAKGKAKYAEAIGRLQPDIIRCQQKLSALEAETGLTIAEIKDINRRMSIGEAKARRAKKEMVEANLRLVISIAKKYTNRGLQFLDLIQEGNIGLMKAVDKFEYRRGYKFSTYATWWIRQAITRSIADQARTIRIPVHMIETINKLNRISRQMLQEMGREPTPEELGERMEMPEDKIRKVLKIAKEPISMETPIGDDEDSHLGDFIEDSTMQSPIDVATVESLKEATRDVLSGLTAREAKVLRMRFGIDMNTDHTLEEVGKQFDVTRERIRQIEAKALRKLRHPTRSEHLRSFLDE, from the coding sequence ATGTCCGGAAAAGCGCAACAGCAGTCTCGTATCAAAGAGTTGATCACCCTTGGTCGTGAGCAGAAGTATCTGACTTACGCAGAGGTCAACGACCACCTGCCTGAGGATATTTCAGATCCTGAGCAGGTGGAAGACATCATCCGCATGATTAATGACATGGGGATCCCCGTACACGAGAGTGCTCCGGATGCGGACGCCCTTATGTTGGCCGACGCCGATACCGACGAGGCAGCCGCTGAAGAAGCCGCTGCCGCGTTGGCCGCGGTGGAGACCGACATCGGTCGCACGACTGACCCTGTGCGCATGTATATGCGTGAAATGGGTACCGTCGAGTTGCTGACACGCGAAGGCGAAATCGAAATCGCCAAGCGTATCGAAGAGGGCATCCGTGAAGTGATGGGCGCAATCGCGCACTTCCCCGGCACGGTTGACCACATTCTCTCCGAGTACACTCGCGTCACCACCGAAGGTGGCCGCCTGTCCGACGTCCTGAGCGGTTATATCGACCCGGACGACGGCATTGCGCCACCTGCCGCCGAAGTACCGCCGCCGGTAGATCCAAAAGCGCCGAAAGCGGACGACGAAACCGAAGACGACGATGCTGAAGCCAGCAGCGACGAAGAAGATGAAGTCGAAAGCGGTCCGGACCCGATCATTGCTGCCCAGCGTTTCGGTGCGGTTTCCGATCAAATGGAAATCACCCGCAAGGCCCTGAAAAAGCATGGTCGTGGCAACAAGCAGGCGATTGCCGAGCTATTGGCCCTGGCCGAGCTGTTCATGCCGATCAAGCTGGTGCCCAAGCAGTTCGAAGGCCTGGTTGAACGTGTTCGTAGCGCCCTTGAGCGTCTGCGTGCACAAGAGCGTGCGATCATGCAGCTCTGTGTCCGTGATGCGCGCATGCCGCGTACCGACTTCCTGCGCCAGTTCCCCGGCAACGAAGTCGACGAAACCTGGAGTGACGCCCTGGCCAAAGGCAAGGCGAAATACGCCGAAGCCATTGGTCGCCTGCAGCCGGACATCATCCGTTGCCAGCAGAAACTGAGCGCACTGGAGGCTGAAACAGGCCTGACGATCGCCGAGATCAAGGACATCAACCGTCGCATGTCGATCGGTGAGGCCAAGGCCCGCCGCGCGAAGAAAGAGATGGTTGAAGCCAACTTGCGTCTGGTGATCTCCATCGCCAAGAAGTACACCAACCGTGGCCTGCAATTCCTCGACCTGATCCAGGAAGGCAACATCGGCCTGATGAAGGCTGTGGACAAGTTCGAATACCGTCGCGGCTACAAGTTCTCGACTTATGCCACCTGGTGGATCCGTCAGGCGATCACTCGCTCGATCGCCGACCAGGCCCGCACCATCCGTATTCCGGTGCACATGATCGAGACCATCAACAAGCTCAACCGTATTTCCCGGCAGATGTTGCAGGAAATGGGTCGCGAACCGACCCCGGAAGAGCTGGGCGAACGCATGGAAATGCCTGAGGATAAAATCCGCAAGGTATTGAAGATCGCTAAAGAGCCGATCTCCATGGAAACGCCGATTGGTGATGACGAAGACTCCCATCTGGGTGACTTCATCGAAGACTCGACCATGCAGTCGCCCATCGATGTCGCCACTGTTGAGAGCCTCAAGGAAGCGACTCGCGACGTACTCTCCGGCCTCACTGCCCGTGAAGCCAAGGTACTGCGCATGCGTTTCGGCATCGACATGAATACCGACCACACCCTCGAGGAAGTCGGTAAGCAGTTTGACGTGACCCGTGAGCGGATCCGTCAGATCGAAGCCAAGGCGCTGCGCAAGTTGCGCCACCCGACGCGAAGCGAGCATCTGCGCTCCTTCCTCGACGAGTGA